The following coding sequences lie in one Microtus ochrogaster isolate Prairie Vole_2 chromosome 6, MicOch1.0, whole genome shotgun sequence genomic window:
- the Ascl5 gene encoding achaete-scute homolog 5 — MNSNFCRALVDCGAPSGMQLGVVAPAGQTPLAATEPLGNVPFLLYPGHTEPPYYDAYAGVFPYVPFPGAFGVYDYPFEPAFIQKRNERERQRVKCVNEGYARLRGHLPGALAEKRLSKVETLRAAIRYIKYLQELLRAAPDCGDPPAATSPPPVRTGQGNSPQPPFRVTESSGSSPFSPSPFLESEEPSL, encoded by the coding sequence ATGAACAGTAACTTCTGTCGGGCCCTTGTGGACTGCGGGGCTCCCAGCGGCATGCAGTTGGGTGTCGTGGCCCCTGCAGGACAGACGCCTCTGGCAGCCACCGAGCCCCTGGGCAACGTGCCCTTCTTACTGTACCCGGGCCACACCGAGCCGCCTTACTATGACGCCTACGCTGGGGTGTTTCCCTATGTGCCCTTCCCCGGCGCCTTTGGGGTCTACGACTACCCGTTCGAGCCCGCCTTCATCCAGAAGCGCAATGAACGTGAGCGGCAGCGCGTAAAGTGCGTGAATGAGGGCTACGCGCGCCTCCGCGGCCACCTCCCCGGAGCCCTGGCGGAGAAGCGGCTCAGCAAGGTGGAGACCCTGCGTGCCGCCATCCGTTACATCAAATACCTGCAGGAGCTGCTGAGAGCCGCCCCCGACTGCGGCGATCCACCGGCTGCCACCTCCCCGCCACCCGTCCGCACCGGCCAGGGCAACTCGCCGCAGCCCCCCTTCCGGGTGACGGAGTCCAGTGggtcctcccccttctccccctcgcCTTTCTTGGAGTCGGAGGAACCCAGTCTTTGA